The Pseudomonadales bacterium DNA window GAAAATTACTTATGCGGTGTTCACCGCTGGTGCGAATAAACAAGTCTGGCTCGGGTAAATCAGCCAGCGCCACATGCTCAGCAATCATTGCCTGATCTATCTGACTGGCTTTCAGCTGCCCAGCCTCGACTTGCTGCGCTAAAGCTTGCACTGCCTGACAAATATCGTCTCGGCCGCCGTAATCTACCGCTAAATTCAAAAAAAACTGACTATTTGCTGCGGTTTTTTGCTCAGCAGAGCGAATTTTATTTAACAACTTAGCGTCAAATTTATCTCTGCGGCCAATAAACCGCAGCGCAACACCTTGTTCAGCCAGACGCTCTACTTCGCTATCTAAATAGCTCGAAAACAGCGTCATCAACGCCGACACCTCAAGCTTTGGTCGCTGCCAATTCT harbors:
- a CDS encoding isoprenyl transferase, with the protein product MPKHIAIVMDGNGRWAKQRKLPVAAGHKAGVEAVRSVLELAKDAGVHCLTLYAFSSENWQRPKLEVSALMTLFSSYLDSEVERLAEQGVALRFIGRRDKFDAKLLNKIRSAEQKTAANSQFFLNLAVDYGGRDDICQAVQALAQQVEAGQLKASQIDQAMIAEHVALADLPEPDLFIRTSGEHRISNFLLWQLSYAELYFSDALWPDFDAHEFQAALASYAQRDRRFGARPDTDDNN